One Halovivax ruber XH-70 genomic region harbors:
- a CDS encoding AI-2E family transporter — MDRATGTLVTIIAVLAFLSVLLLLPFVQYVLLAILLAYVLRPLQGPLERRTTPGVAAFALTILAVAVFVVPISVIAALVAEDAVAFAGDVDPSADQLQEVERLIADWTGYQVDLAALAGEIAERIGDVLLGQTTQIFAQITHTLIGLGTALFVLYYFLKDGHRLVAWLREMTPLPPDLQDRFFERIDAVMRAVLVGHVFIAFVQGLLAGLGLILTGVPNAAFWTVVMMILALVPLVGAFMIWGPAVVYLYAIGDTYLAGALFLYSAIIVSISDDYLRPVVVDRYARINPAVIILGVLGGAYAFGIMGLFYGPVVLGALLAAVEVLDEYWDRQASPFETS, encoded by the coding sequence GTGGACAGAGCGACCGGGACGCTCGTCACGATCATCGCCGTGCTCGCCTTCCTCTCCGTGTTGCTCCTCCTGCCGTTCGTCCAGTACGTACTGCTGGCGATTTTGCTCGCGTACGTCCTCAGACCACTTCAGGGACCACTGGAACGGCGAACCACACCCGGTGTCGCGGCATTCGCTCTGACGATCCTCGCCGTCGCGGTGTTCGTCGTCCCGATTTCAGTGATCGCCGCCCTCGTCGCGGAGGATGCCGTCGCGTTCGCGGGCGACGTCGATCCGAGCGCCGACCAGTTACAGGAGGTCGAACGGCTGATCGCCGACTGGACGGGGTACCAGGTGGACCTCGCTGCGCTGGCCGGCGAAATTGCCGAACGGATCGGCGACGTCCTCCTCGGACAGACGACCCAGATATTTGCCCAGATTACCCACACCCTGATCGGCCTCGGCACGGCGCTGTTCGTGCTGTACTACTTCCTCAAAGACGGGCACCGACTCGTCGCCTGGCTTCGAGAGATGACCCCACTGCCACCCGACCTGCAGGATCGGTTCTTCGAACGGATCGACGCCGTGATGCGGGCCGTGCTGGTGGGCCACGTCTTCATCGCGTTCGTCCAGGGACTCCTCGCCGGCCTCGGGCTCATCCTGACCGGCGTCCCGAACGCCGCCTTCTGGACGGTCGTCATGATGATCCTCGCACTGGTTCCGCTCGTCGGTGCCTTCATGATCTGGGGGCCGGCCGTGGTCTACCTGTACGCCATCGGCGACACCTACCTCGCGGGGGCGCTCTTCCTCTACAGTGCCATCATCGTGAGTATCTCCGACGACTACCTCAGGCCGGTCGTCGTCGACCGCTACGCGCGCATCAATCCGGCGGTCATCATCCTCGGCGTGCTCGGCGGCGCCTACGCGTTCGGGATCATGGGGCTGTTTTACGGCCCCGTCGTGCTGGGTGCGCTGCTCGCCGCCGTCGAGGTGTTAGACGAGTACTGGGATCGGCAGGCGAGCCCGTTCGAGACGTCGTGA
- a CDS encoding DUF547 domain-containing protein, with protein MSTQLDPLSVSADLLYSVKTDRESTSLRSQLAGLDPDRLERSLSTRPRRLAFWLNVFNAFVQLLIEDHGARLSDSRFDRWAFFSRDRFEIAGTSLSLNDVRDGILRHSRARWGWGYVPRLFPSSFERRFRLAACDPRVHFALSGAGEHSPPVTIYSPPDVDDELDVATEWFLAETVTYDRERDLVAIPHLFRRYRGDFGGLDGIRDFLARYDALPNPSTAIEYAQHDWTVDARRC; from the coding sequence ATGTCGACCCAGCTCGATCCGCTCTCCGTCTCCGCTGACCTGCTGTACTCGGTGAAGACGGATCGCGAATCGACTTCGCTTCGGTCCCAGCTCGCCGGCCTCGATCCCGACCGGCTAGAGCGGTCGCTCTCGACCCGGCCACGACGGCTCGCGTTCTGGCTCAACGTCTTCAACGCGTTCGTCCAGCTCCTCATCGAAGACCACGGTGCGCGACTGAGCGACTCCCGGTTCGATCGCTGGGCGTTCTTCTCCCGCGATCGATTCGAGATTGCGGGGACCAGTCTGAGTCTCAACGACGTTCGCGACGGGATACTTCGTCACTCCCGGGCGCGATGGGGTTGGGGGTACGTGCCGCGATTGTTTCCCTCGTCCTTCGAACGGCGGTTTCGACTGGCCGCGTGTGATCCGCGCGTTCACTTCGCCCTCTCTGGGGCTGGCGAGCACTCTCCACCGGTGACGATTTATTCACCGCCGGACGTCGACGACGAACTCGACGTCGCCACCGAGTGGTTCCTGGCGGAGACCGTGACGTACGACCGCGAGCGTGACCTCGTCGCTATCCCTCACCTCTTCCGACGGTATCGCGGGGACTTCGGCGGCCTCGACGGCATCCGGGACTTTCTCGCCCGGTACGATGCGCTTCCCAACCCATCGACCGCGATCGAGTACGCCCAGCACGACTGGACGGTCGACGCGCGCCGCTGTTGA
- a CDS encoding sulfatase family protein, giving the protein MATATPNVLLIHCHDLGQYLGCYGAPIETPNVDALAAEGVRFENHFGTAPQCSPSRGSLMTGCYPHVNGLMGLAHGEWELNDDERILPHYLAEAGYETHLFGLQHITQDTDRLGYEYVHSEGNLYPGVSPAVHQVNRATNVTDVVTTFLEKRAFDAPFFASVGFFELHRVEESNGRYGFQRGRYDADDPDDVGPLSYLPDRRGIRQDLSEMHGMVYAIDDAVGRIRTCLAETGLDEETLVVFTTEHGIAFPRAKGTCYDPGVEAALIMSHPELASGGREFDALVSNVDVTPTLLDLLDVPLPTAVNGRSFRPLLSGADDEHRDELFLEMTWHDMYNPIRAIRTDRFKYIRNFWYLPRVYLPRDVFASESGREVREAYAVPTRPFEELYDLYEGPTEVDNVANEPRYEDRRRDLAERLHTWMVETDDPLLDGPIPPGDFDTIMAWPTDAG; this is encoded by the coding sequence ATGGCCACGGCGACGCCGAACGTCCTCTTGATCCACTGCCACGATCTCGGTCAGTATCTCGGTTGCTACGGGGCTCCGATCGAGACGCCGAACGTCGACGCGCTTGCGGCGGAGGGCGTTCGATTCGAGAATCACTTCGGGACGGCACCGCAGTGTTCGCCCAGTCGCGGCAGTCTCATGACCGGGTGCTACCCGCACGTCAACGGACTCATGGGGCTCGCTCACGGGGAGTGGGAGCTAAATGACGACGAACGCATTCTGCCGCACTACCTCGCCGAGGCTGGCTACGAAACGCACCTCTTCGGGCTCCAGCACATCACGCAGGACACCGACCGGCTGGGATACGAGTACGTCCACTCCGAAGGGAATCTGTATCCGGGGGTCTCGCCTGCCGTCCACCAGGTCAACCGGGCGACGAACGTGACCGACGTCGTGACGACGTTCCTCGAGAAGCGTGCGTTCGACGCGCCGTTTTTCGCGTCGGTGGGCTTCTTCGAACTGCACCGGGTCGAAGAGTCCAACGGCCGATACGGGTTCCAGCGCGGTCGCTACGATGCCGACGATCCGGACGACGTCGGGCCCCTCTCGTACCTTCCAGATCGCCGCGGGATCAGGCAGGACCTTTCGGAGATGCACGGCATGGTCTACGCGATCGACGACGCCGTCGGCCGCATTCGGACGTGCCTCGCAGAGACTGGCCTCGACGAGGAGACGCTCGTCGTCTTCACGACCGAGCACGGCATCGCGTTCCCCCGCGCGAAAGGGACGTGCTACGACCCCGGGGTCGAAGCCGCGCTGATCATGTCCCACCCCGAACTCGCGAGCGGTGGCCGCGAGTTCGACGCTCTCGTCAGTAACGTCGACGTCACCCCGACGCTGCTCGATCTGCTCGACGTCCCATTGCCGACTGCGGTCAACGGTCGGAGCTTTCGACCGCTACTCAGTGGTGCGGATGACGAACACCGCGACGAACTCTTCCTCGAGATGACCTGGCACGACATGTACAACCCGATTCGTGCCATTCGAACTGACCGATTCAAGTACATCCGCAACTTCTGGTACCTCCCGCGGGTGTACCTGCCGAGAGACGTCTTTGCGAGCGAGTCCGGGCGCGAAGTTCGCGAGGCCTACGCCGTCCCGACTCGTCCGTTCGAAGAACTCTACGACCTTTACGAGGGTCCTACCGAAGTGGACAACGTGGCGAACGAGCCCCGATACGAGGATCGCCGGCGCGACCTCGCCGAGCGACTTCACACCTGGATGGTCGAGACCGACGACCCCCTCCTCGACGGGCCGATACCGCCCGGTGACTTCGATACCATCATGGCGTGGCCGACCGACGCCGGGTAA
- a CDS encoding tRNA (N(6)-L-threonylcarbamoyladenosine(37)-C(2))-methylthiotransferase, giving the protein MARYHIETYGCTSNRGESRQIERRLRDAGHHRVDGVDEADVAILNTCTVVEKTERNMLRRAEELADETADLYVTGCMALAQGEEFVNAGVDADVLHWDEVPEAVTNGECPTTTPDAEPILDGVVGILPIARGCMSDCSYCITKHATGKIDSPSIEENVEKARALVHAGAKELRITGQDTGVYGWDDGERKLHRLLERICAIEGDFRVRIGMANPKGVHGIREKLASVFADNEELYDFLHAPVQSGSDDVLGDMRRQHQVEEYVEVVETFDDALEYWTLSTDFIVGFPTETDHDHAQSMALLRETRPEKINVTRFSKRPGTDAADMKGLGGTIKKERSSEMSEVKRELVREAYADMVGETREDVLVVEEGTGDSVKCRDSAYRQLIVQSASEYGLEPGDFVDLEVTANETMYAFAEPL; this is encoded by the coding sequence ATGGCCCGGTACCACATCGAGACGTACGGCTGTACGTCCAATCGTGGGGAGAGCCGCCAGATCGAGCGGCGACTCCGCGACGCGGGCCACCACCGGGTCGACGGGGTCGACGAGGCAGACGTAGCCATCCTCAACACCTGCACGGTCGTCGAGAAGACCGAGCGGAACATGCTCCGCCGAGCCGAGGAACTGGCCGACGAGACGGCCGACCTCTACGTCACCGGCTGCATGGCCCTCGCCCAGGGCGAGGAGTTCGTAAACGCCGGCGTGGATGCCGACGTCCTCCACTGGGACGAGGTCCCCGAGGCCGTCACGAACGGTGAATGCCCGACGACGACGCCAGACGCCGAGCCCATCCTGGACGGTGTCGTCGGCATTCTGCCGATCGCGCGCGGCTGTATGTCAGACTGCTCGTACTGCATCACCAAGCACGCCACCGGCAAGATCGACTCGCCGTCGATCGAGGAAAACGTCGAGAAAGCCCGCGCACTGGTCCACGCTGGCGCGAAGGAACTGCGCATCACCGGCCAGGACACCGGTGTCTACGGCTGGGACGACGGCGAGCGCAAGCTCCACCGCCTCCTCGAACGTATCTGTGCGATCGAGGGCGACTTCCGGGTCCGGATCGGGATGGCCAACCCGAAGGGCGTCCACGGCATCCGGGAAAAACTCGCCAGCGTCTTCGCCGACAACGAGGAACTGTACGACTTCCTGCACGCACCCGTGCAGTCGGGCTCGGACGACGTCCTCGGCGACATGCGCCGACAGCACCAGGTCGAAGAATACGTCGAGGTCGTGGAAACGTTCGACGACGCGCTCGAGTACTGGACGCTCTCGACGGACTTCATCGTCGGCTTCCCCACCGAGACCGACCACGACCACGCCCAGTCGATGGCCCTGCTTCGGGAGACCCGTCCGGAGAAGATCAACGTCACGCGCTTCTCGAAGCGCCCGGGAACCGACGCCGCCGACATGAAGGGCCTCGGCGGGACCATCAAGAAGGAACGCTCGTCCGAGATGAGCGAGGTCAAGCGCGAGCTCGTCCGCGAGGCATACGCCGATATGGTGGGCGAGACACGCGAGGACGTCCTCGTCGTCGAGGAGGGAACCGGCGACTCGGTGAAGTGTCGTGACTCGGCCTATCGGCAACTCATCGTCCAGTCGGCGAGCGAGTACGGCCTCGAACCCGGCGACTTCGTCGATCTCGAAGTGACGGCAAACGAGACGATGTATGCGTTCGCCGAGCCACTGTAG
- a CDS encoding succinylglutamate desuccinylase/aspartoacylase family protein: MAAGTHTAARISLATLPSGVEVATTIHTYDGATDGPTLYVQAAQHGREVNGTAVLRRFHDRLPRNGLAGRIVAVPVANPLTFDRVSYTTPEIIDSVNPNMNRVWPGDDEGSLHQRMAATLWEYVERADAVVDLHTGSPDMYPHVVYLDGSDRSRALANAFGTDLLLGEEAGEDATDEWHRRGFAGKLRVVADREGIPAITPELAHNREIVDDVVEAGVDGLLDVCRHLGMLDGSVPARDQTVARNHLGQVTASASGLFRPKETLELGDSIPAGAAVGTVYDPTTYETLQNVATDRAGILYALTREATVMAGDKLASVAIVRDE; the protein is encoded by the coding sequence ATGGCCGCAGGCACCCACACTGCAGCGCGCATCTCGCTGGCGACGCTCCCCTCCGGCGTCGAGGTTGCGACGACGATTCACACCTACGATGGGGCAACTGACGGCCCCACGCTATACGTTCAGGCCGCCCAGCACGGACGAGAGGTCAACGGAACGGCCGTCCTCCGCCGGTTTCACGATCGGCTCCCGCGAAACGGCCTCGCCGGGCGAATCGTGGCCGTCCCCGTCGCGAATCCGCTCACGTTCGATCGCGTCTCCTACACCACGCCCGAGATCATCGACAGCGTCAACCCGAACATGAACCGGGTCTGGCCGGGTGACGACGAGGGATCGCTCCACCAGCGCATGGCGGCCACGCTCTGGGAGTACGTCGAGCGCGCGGACGCCGTCGTCGACCTCCACACCGGCAGTCCCGACATGTACCCGCACGTCGTCTATCTCGACGGAAGTGATCGGTCGCGCGCACTCGCCAACGCGTTTGGCACCGACCTCTTGCTGGGCGAGGAAGCCGGTGAGGACGCCACCGACGAGTGGCATCGTCGCGGCTTCGCCGGCAAGCTCCGCGTGGTCGCCGACCGCGAGGGGATCCCGGCTATCACTCCCGAACTCGCCCACAATCGCGAGATCGTCGACGACGTCGTCGAGGCGGGTGTCGACGGCCTGCTCGACGTCTGCCGACACCTCGGGATGCTCGATGGTTCCGTCCCAGCACGAGACCAGACCGTCGCCAGAAACCATCTCGGGCAGGTCACCGCGTCGGCGTCGGGGCTGTTCCGCCCGAAGGAGACGCTCGAACTCGGCGACTCGATCCCGGCCGGCGCCGCCGTCGGGACGGTCTACGATCCGACGACGTACGAGACACTCCAGAACGTCGCCACCGATCGCGCGGGGATCCTGTACGCGCTCACCCGGGAGGCGACCGTCATGGCTGGCGACAAACTGGCGAGCGTCGCGATCGTTCGAGACGAGTGA
- a CDS encoding RNA-guided endonuclease InsQ/TnpB family protein — MALKRTARVKLTIPDDRRDDLKRTMLTFREVAQQFVDRGWERNEDGYVITARSHLQSLVYKQIREDTGLHSDLCIGAVNLAADSLRSAVERMKAGKRAGKPTFTAPTMTYNTNAVSYFTDGDESGYCTLAAYGGRVRAEFVYPPDEDCPQRQYLSGDGWEAKGATLHYDRDGGDYYLHVTVERDEPETELGEAENGTVLGVDLGVENIAVTSTGTFYSGGLFNHRRDEYERIRGSLQQTGTESAHRTIDQIGNRERRWNNDVLHRISKALVQEAITHDCSHIAFEDLTDIRDRMLGAKKFHSWAFRQLYEYVEYKAAEFGIRTKQVDPAYTSQRCSKCGTTLRENRTSQAEFCCQKCGYEVHADYNAAKNVATKLLRSEQKSPSGGATNQLALKSGTLNGNGEFTPASP; from the coding sequence GTGGCATTGAAGCGTACCGCCCGCGTCAAACTCACCATCCCGGACGACCGGCGAGACGATCTCAAGCGAACGATGCTAACGTTTCGGGAGGTCGCCCAGCAGTTCGTAGACCGGGGCTGGGAACGCAACGAGGACGGCTACGTTATCACAGCAAGGTCGCACCTTCAGTCACTCGTCTACAAACAAATCCGCGAAGACACCGGTCTACACTCGGATCTATGCATCGGTGCAGTCAATCTCGCGGCAGACAGCCTTCGGAGTGCGGTCGAACGTATGAAGGCCGGCAAGCGGGCAGGCAAACCGACGTTCACCGCTCCGACGATGACGTACAACACCAACGCGGTGTCGTACTTCACGGATGGCGACGAGTCGGGTTACTGCACGCTCGCAGCCTACGGTGGCCGGGTTCGTGCCGAATTCGTTTACCCACCGGACGAAGACTGCCCGCAACGGCAGTATCTTAGCGGGGACGGGTGGGAAGCGAAAGGCGCGACACTGCACTACGACCGCGACGGTGGCGACTACTACCTTCACGTCACGGTAGAACGCGACGAACCGGAAACGGAGTTGGGAGAGGCCGAGAACGGAACGGTTCTCGGCGTAGATTTAGGCGTGGAGAATATCGCCGTCACAAGCACGGGAACGTTCTACTCCGGTGGGCTGTTCAATCACCGCCGAGACGAGTACGAACGGATCCGTGGATCGTTGCAACAGACCGGCACGGAGTCGGCACACAGAACCATCGACCAGATCGGGAACCGAGAGCGGCGGTGGAACAACGACGTACTGCACCGAATCTCGAAAGCGTTGGTTCAAGAGGCGATCACGCACGACTGTTCTCACATCGCCTTCGAGGACCTGACCGATATTCGGGACCGAATGCTCGGTGCGAAGAAGTTTCACAGTTGGGCGTTCCGTCAACTGTACGAGTATGTCGAGTACAAAGCCGCCGAGTTCGGCATCCGAACTAAACAGGTCGATCCGGCATACACGTCTCAACGCTGTTCAAAGTGCGGGACGACACTCCGCGAGAACCGAACGTCACAAGCCGAGTTCTGCTGTCAGAAGTGTGGCTACGAGGTTCACGCAGACTACAACGCCGCGAAAAACGTTGCAACGAAACTACTCCGGTCGGAGCAGAAGTCTCCGTCCGGAGGGGCGACCAATCAACTCGCCCTGAAGTCGGGAACGCTGAACGGGAACGGCGAATTTACGCCTGCCTCTCCATAG